In one Gossypium hirsutum isolate 1008001.06 chromosome D09, Gossypium_hirsutum_v2.1, whole genome shotgun sequence genomic region, the following are encoded:
- the LOC107929038 gene encoding transcription repressor OFP12 — protein sequence MSNMFLKMFHLCFTNLKSMDESSILLPSSSIKQDPSSFPKNFNSLYDLPTSSASTSLLTPSVRTTDSDSDADATPDFATVYASHRFFFSSPGRSNSIIESPDTRPEAEPNTETTTETPPQPPPMDGGVAVKKYSPDPYRDFRFSMQEMIEARNLTDVNKDWDFLHELLICYLTLNPKNTHKFIVSAFADIIVCQLSSSPESDTPENHRR from the coding sequence atgtcgAATATGTTCTTGAAAATGTTTCATCTCTGCTTCACAAATCTCAAATCAATGGACGAATCTTCAATCTTACTCCCATCATCATCAATAAAACAAGATCCTTCATCGTTTCCCAAGAACTTTAACTCCCTTTACGACCTTCCAACATCATCAGCTTCCACTTCCCTTTTAACACCTTCCGTTCGCACCACCGATTCCGACTCCGACGCCGACGCCACACCTGATTTCGCCACCGTATACGCTTCCCACcgtttcttcttctcttctccagGTCGTTCTAACTCCATCATCGAGTCACCCGATACAAGGCCCGAAGCTGAACCTAACACCGAGACGACGACCGAAACACCGCCTCAACCACCGCCGATGGACGGTGGCGTTGCTGTCAAGAAATACTCGCCGGACCCATACAGAGATTTCAGGTTTTCAATGCAAGAAATGATCGAAGCGAGGAACTTAACCGATGTGAACAAAGACTGGGACTTCCTGCATGAACTACTCATTTGTTACCTTACTTTAAACCCCAAAAACACCCACAAGTTCATCGTTAGTGCTTTTGCTGATATCATTGTCTGTCAACTCTCATCGTCGCCGGAATCCGATACACCCGAAAACCACCGCCGgtga
- the LOC107929117 gene encoding uncharacterized protein, with translation MMSIPSPSHMGTPPHSENPHMDTTPPLDNPHDMGSSHIDIQQDLNSHMDTPPHTENPNDMGSPHIDIHQDLFPDYYGGTASAPAPAPAPALDSAPSEPKHEFEGNDNHNGNNDSAPVIKDNNSPPPVPPGSSGEGLPYAPIHWPNAGDIWTWKVGRRVNSAGFYGDRFLHVPESLRKPNSPKVFASKPALERFIRLNFPDADVNAFFASFVWKIPAIVESPTKVAAAPAAPAEGTEDDKQESDTKGLRRTQRKRAPPPPPFSTPSSIEAPAAPEEGTEDVKQESNSKTPRRTQRKRAPPAPPVSTPNSSDGKKMQKNSKGSAKTKRPTRQRGKESAPPPAETEDMNSGLDLSFLDNETGRAEFDNYLSSLDEILAQPFSEEPFSHPAEMQNSFAGDSEMAEARRKLSSLLDMDFPSLICFKDLEELASLASKLRKDPTLTAEQLVKLKLIEEIPSFCEVFLENREVMEQADKFFRGLDDNRAKVSSLKQEYSELKQQVTNLESEVDSNTMTVQDIDNQIAQLKAHRAELTKLIDKKKRDKDELTYNQKLVANSIPKVVHEVQLANAKKPEWELKKENALKREGEILAKFAPLKGFSL, from the exons ATGATGTCAATTCCTTCACCTTCTCATATGGGTACTCCCCCTCATTCTGAGAACCCGCATATGGATACTACTCCCCCTCTTGATAACCCCCATGACATGGGTAGTTCACACATAGATATTCAACAAGATCTCAACTCTCATATGGATACTCCCCCTCATACTGAAAACCCTAATGATATGGGCAGTCCACATATAGATATTCATCAAGATCTGTTTCCAGA TTACTATGGTGGAACAGCTTCAGCTCCAGCTCCGGCTCCGGCTCCTGCCCTGGATTCTGCTCCATCTGAGCCAAAACATGAATTTGAGGGAAATGATAACCATAATGGAAATAATGATAGTGCTCCTGTAATTAAAGATAATAATTCCCCTCCACCAGTTCCACCTGGTAGTAGTGGGGAAGGATTACCTTATGCTCCTATACATTGGCCAAATGCTGGTGATATTTGGACCTGGAAAGTGGGGAGGAGAGTCAACAGTGCTGGCTTCTATGGCGATAGATTTCTCCATGTTCCAGAAAGTCTTCGAAAGCCAAATAGTCCAAAAGTCTTTGCGAGCAAGCCAGCACTTGAACGTTTTATCCGGTTGAATTTCCCGGATGCAGATGTTAATGCGTTCTTTGCTTCATTTGTTTGGAAGATCCCTGCCATTGTGGAATCTCCTACTAAAG TGGCAGCAGCGCCTGCAGCACCAGCAGAAGGAACAGAAGATGATAaacaagaaagtgacacaaaagGTCTCCGTAGAACCCAAAGGAAGAGGGCTCCCCCTCCTCCCCCATTCAGTACTCCGAGTTCCATCGAAG CGCCAGCAGCGCCAGAAGAAGGAACGGAAGATGTTAAACAAGAAAGTAACTCAAAAACTCCCCGTAGAACCCAAAGGAAGAGGGCTCCCCCGGCTCCCCCAGTGAGTACTCCGAATTCCAGTGATGGTAAAAAAATGCAGAAGAATAGTAAAGGATCAGCCAAAACTAAGCGACCAACTCGCCAGCGCGGTAAAGAGTCTGCCCCACCCCCAGCTGAAACTGAAGATATGAATAGCGGTCTTGATTTGTCTTTCTTAGACAATGAAACGGGAAGAG CGGAATTCGACAACTACCTCAGTTCTTTGGATGAAATCCTTGCTCAGCCTTTCTCTGAAGAACCATTTTCACATCCAGCAGAGATGCAAAACTCGTTTGCAGGAGACAGCGAAATGGCTGAAGCTCGAAGGAAACTATCTTCCCTTCTCGATATGGATTTCCCTTCATTGATTTGCTTCAAAGACCTCGAAGAACTCGCGAGTCTAGCATCCAAACTCCGAAAAGACCCCACTCTTACCGCCGAACAACTCGTGAAGCTGAAGTTAATAGAAGAGATCCCATCATTTTGCGAGGTGTTCCTCGAAAACAGGGAAGTAATGGAACAGGCAGATAAGTTCTTTAGAGGCCTTGACGACAACAGGGCCAAGGTCTCTTCCCTGAAACAAGAATACAGCGAGTTAAAACAACAGGTAACAAACCTAGAGTCTGAGGTAGATTCCAACACAATGACCGTGCAAGATATCGACAACCAGATAGCACAACTCAAAGCACATCGAGCCGAGCTCACGAAACTGATAGACAAAAAGAAAAGAGACAAGGATGAATTGACATATAACCAAAAGTTGGTGGCAAACTCGATACCGAAAGTGGTGCATGAGGTACAGCTTGCTAATGCTAAAAAACCAGAATGGGAGCTAAAGAAGGAAAATGCATTAAAGCGTGAAGGTGAAATACTAGCTAAATTTGCTCCTTTAAAAGGGTTTTCCCTTTGA
- the LOC107929164 gene encoding uncharacterized protein produces the protein MRIHPLPKKRNITIQYEMNPRTTRSQAETLLIGGSNKKLRRLPHIFSRVLELPFRSDADVAVEESPDCFKFVAETDGRIGDVVRAHTVEIHPGVTKIVIRSNSLVDFGLLDDLELDMWRFRLPETTRPELASAVYEDGELIVTVPKGGEVENLEDGGGGDELRGGMGNGNNNNNNNNRLVLVQ, from the coding sequence ATGAGGATCCATCCGTTGCCGAAGAAAAGGAACATCACCATCCAATACGAGATGAACCCAAGGACCACAAGGTCTCAAGCTGAGACCTTGTTGATCGGCGGGTCCAACAAGAAGCTCCGGAGGTTACCCCACATCTTCAGCCGCGTCCTCGAGCTGCCTTTTAGGTCGGATGCAGACGTGGCGGTGGAGGAAAGCCCTGACTGTTTCAAGTTCGTGGCGGAGACGGATGGGAGGATCGGCGATGTCGTGAGGGCTCATACGGTTGAAATCCATCCTGGGGTTACTAAGATTGTGATTAGGTCGAACAGTTTGGTGGATTTTGGTTTGCTGGATGATTTGGAGCTTGATATGTGGCGGTTCAGGCTGCCGGAGACGACACGGCCGGAGCTGGCGAGTGCTGTTTACGAGGATGGGGAGCTAATTGTGACGGTGCCCAAGGGAGGTGAAGTGGAGAATTTGGAGGACGGTGGTGGTGGTGACGAGTTGAGAGGAGGCATGGGAAATggtaataacaacaataataacaataataggctTGTTCTTGTACAGTAA